The Strix uralensis isolate ZFMK-TIS-50842 unplaced genomic scaffold, bStrUra1 scaffold_546, whole genome shotgun sequence region ggggtctAGGGGGGACCCTGAGCCTCTCGAGGAGCTGGGGGGGCCTCAATAAGCTtttctggggggcaggagggggctgggggaggcctGAGTGTTGCcgcgaggtggggggggggtagGAAATCTTtgctccccccatccccatctctgccccccccctccaggaCGGCCACGAGCTCCCTCCACCCATCGCCTTCGACGTGGAGGCGCCCACGACGCTGCCTCCGTGCAAGGTAAagaacttggggggggggggggggggcgacctGTACCCCCATCCTGGACTGAAGTGGGGTGCCTTTCACctgaggggggggcggggcgggggtcaGGAATAATTTCTGTGCCCCCCCTCCACTTTTTTAGGGCAGCTACTTCGGCTCCGACGACCTGAAAGTTTTGGTGCTGCGGTTTTTACAGCAGTGAGTGCCGGGGGGGTTTTGTCCCCCCACTTTTTTCCACACCCACCCCCcttttaccccccccccccgttattTTTTTACACCCCCTCACCCTcctgtgtgcccccccccccacaggtATTATTCCATTTACGACTCCAGCGacaggcaggggctgctggaTGCGTATCACGACGGGGCCTGTTGCTCCCTCAGCATCCCCTTtggaccccaaaacccccccaggTACGTCCCCCCAATACCCATCAcggggctgggccccccccccaaaaaaaattcCACCACAATTTTATTGTTTCTCCCCCCCCCAGGAACAGCCTGAACGAATATTTTAAGGACAGCAGAAACGTCAAGAAGCTGAAAGACCCCAGTAAGTCCCCACCTAGTTGCCCCCCAACCCTGCGCTGAGccgttttgggggaaaaaaggggggggctcagtgtttttttggggtttttttcccccctccccagccatgcGCTTCAAGCTGCTCAAGCACACGCGGCTCAACGTCGTGGCTTTTCTCAACGAGCTCCCAAAACCCAACACGACATCAACTCCTTCATGGTGGATATTTGCGCGCAGACGGtgagcggggaggaggggggggggctgtgccttGCTGGgtcggggggggggtccctgagcCTTtctggggggctgggagggggcactgaGCCTttctggggggggcaggagggagctgggggggtgaCTGAGCCtttctggggggcaggagggagctgggggggtgctgagccctgctggggtggctgggggggacacaaggaacttgggggggggctggggggggtccctgagTCTttctgggggggcaggagggagctgggggggtgctgagccctgctgGGGTGACTGGGGGGACACAAGGAgctttgggggggggcaggagggggctgggggggtgtcccTGAGCCTttctgggggggcaggagggagctgggggggctgctggggtggctgggggggacacaaggaacttttggggggggctgggggggggccctgagcctttctgggggggcaggagggagctgggggggctgctggggtggctgggggggacacaaggaacttttggggggggctgggggggggccctgagCCTTtctggggggctgggagggggcactgaGCCTttctggggggggcaggagggagctggggggggtgacTGAGCCtttctggggggcaggagggagctgggggggtgctgagccctgctggggtggctgggggggacacaaggaacttgggggggggggctgggggggtccctgagTCTttctgggggggcaggagggagctgggggggtgctgagccctgctgGGGTGACTGGGGGGGACACAAGGAGCttttggggggggcaggagggggctgggggggtgtcccTGAGCCTttctgggggggcaggagggagctgggggggctgctggggtggctgggggggacacaaggaacttttggggggggctgggggggggccctgagCCTTtctggggggctgggagggggcactgaGCCTTTCTGGGGGGGCAAGAGGGATCTGGGGGGGCTGCTAAACTCTTCTGGGGTGGCTGAGGGGGGCACTGGGTCTTTCTGGGGGGCagaaaggggctgggggggggcacaaggagcttttttggggggtgggaaagATCTGCTGCCCCCATCccctctgtgtgtgtccccccacccctcagggGGTCCCCCCCCAATagcctcacacccccccccccctcttccagAACACGCTGCTCTGCTTCGCTGTGCACGGCATCTTCAAGGAAGGTGAGTTCATcttcgccctcctcctcctcctcgtcgccctcctcctcctcttcctcgtcgccctcctcttcctcgtcgccctcctcctcctcttcctcgtcgccctcctcctcctcttcctcgtcgccctcctcctcctcttcctcgtcgccctcctcctcctcctcctcgtcgccctcctcctcctcctcctcgtcgccctcctcctcctcctcctcgtcgccctcctcctcctcctcctcgtcgccctcctcctcctcctcctcgtcgccctcctcctcctcctcctcgtcgccctcctcctcctcctcctcgtcgccctcctcctcctcctcctcgtcgccctcctcctcctcctcctcgtcgccctcctcctcctcctcctcgtcgccctcctcctcctcctcctcgtcgccctcctcctcctcctcctcgtcgccctcctcctcctcctcctcgtcgccctcctcctcctcctcctcgtcgccctcctcctcctcctcctcgtcgccctcctcctcctcctcctcgtcgccctcctcctcctcctcctcgtcgccctcctcctcctcctcctcgtcgccctcctcctcctcctcctcgtcgccctcctcctcctcctcctcgtcgccctcctcctcctcctcctcgtcgccctcctcctcctcctcctcgtcgccgTAAGCCTTCCTCCcaccacctcctctccctctctcccgcAGTGGACGGCAAATCCCGAGACTCGGTGCGCGCCTTCACCCGCATGTTCATCGCCGTCCCGGCCGGCAACACCGGGTAAACGTCGCTTAATTTCTagattttgatgatttttttaatgtgggggggtgtggggggggtgggggtcccccTTTATTCCTCGTAAGAGCTTCCCAGAGCTGTCGACAGGacaaaaatggggagaaatggAGTGAAAAATCCTGGAGTGGTTCTGCTCGGCGCTGGGTCtggatttaaactgaaaagggagatttagactaaatagaatgaagaaatttttagggttgtggttttaaattaaaaggagagatttagactaaatagaaTACAGGTTTTTAGGGacacggttttaaactaaaaccgGAGATTTAgactaaaaaatttttttagggacagttttaaactaaaaggggagatttagactaaataaactgaaatttttcAGGGACAcgattttaaactaaaaaacagattTAGACTAAACAGGAGGAATTTTTTTAGGgtcatgattttaaattaaaaggggagatttagactaaatagaaTGAAAATTTTAGGGACagagttttaaactaaaaaacagatttagactaaacaggaagaatttttttagggtcagggttttaaactaaaaggggagatttagactaaatagaatgaaaaaaaattttagggtcagggttttaaattaaaaggggagatttagactaaattgaaattttttaaggacacggttttaaactaaaaaacaggGATTTAGactaaacaggaagaatttttttagggtcagggttttaagctaaaaggggagatttagactaaatagaaTGAAGAAAATTTTAGGGTCAcggttttaaattaaaagatttgggctaaatgaagaaattttttggggttgtggttttaaactaaaaggggagatttagactaaataaactgaaattttttagggacacagttttaaactaaaaaccagatttagactaaatagaatgaagaaaattttagggtcatggttttaaattaaaagatttgggttaaatataatgaaattttTGGGGGTtgtgattttaaactaaaaggggagatttagactaaattgaaattttttagggacacggttttaaactaaaaaacagagatttagactaaacaggaagaatttttttagggtcagggttttaaactaaaaggggagatttagactaaatagaatgaaaaaaaattttagggtcagggttttaaattaaaaggggagatttagactaaattgaaattttttaggggcacggttttaaactaaaaaacagagatttagactaaacaggaagaatttttttagggtcagggttttaaactaaagggggagatttagactaaatagaatgaaaaaaaattttagggtcagtgttttaaattaaaaggggagatttagactaaattgaaattttttaaggacacggttttaaactaaaaaacagatttagactaaataggaagaaattttttagggacagttttaaactaaaaggggagatttagactaaattgaaattttttagggacacggttttaaactaaaaaacagagatttagactaaacaggaagaatttttttagggtcagggttttaaactaaagggggagatttagactaaatagaatgaaaaaaaattttagggtcagggttttaaattaaaaggggagatttagactaaattgaaattttttaaggacacggttttaaactaaaaaacagatttagactaaataggaagaaattttttagggacagttttaaactaaaaggggagatttagactaaattgaaattttttagggacacggttttaaactaaaaaacagagatttagactaaacaggaagaatttttttagggtcagggttttaaactaaagggggagatttagactaaatagaatgaaaaaaaattttagggtcagggttttaaattaaaaggggagatttagactaaattgaaattttttaaggacacggttttaaactaaaaaacagatttagactaaataggaagaaattttttagggacagttttaaactaaaaggggagatttagactaaattgaaattttttagggacacggttttaaactaaaaaacagagatttagactaaacaggaagaatttttttagggtcatggttttaaattaaaaggggagatttagactaaatagaaCGAAGAACATTTTTAGGGTcgtggttttaaactaaaaggtgCCCCCTCCTCCCGCTGGCCACCTTGTTTCTGGCACAagccaggaggctgttggccaccttggctacctgggcacaccgAATGGGAGCCGGCGGTGCCCAGGGCCAGGACTAGAGTTGTTCTTGAGCTCAGGAGGGTCCTTTGGTCCCTCAGGAGCCATTTTGTGGTCACGGCGTGACCCGGGGCGGCGCCGGAATCTGCGTCCTTGGAGAACCTCAAGGACCGTTGGGTGACCTTGGAGCTCCGCGCTCATCCcacgctctttttttttttatttttttttttaattttttttttaatttcagactCTGCATCGTCAACGACGAGCTCTTCGTCCGCAACGCCACCACCGAGGAGATCCGCAAAGCCTTCCTCATGCCGGCGCCCACCCCTTCCTCCAGCCCCGTGCCCACGCTCTCCGCCGAGCAGCAGGAGATGTTGGCCGCCTTCTCCATGCAGTCGGGGATGAACCTCGAGTGGTCCCAGAAGTGAGTCCTggggccaccccccaccccaaaaccccttcgccacccccatttttttccccgttaagggacttttttcccccacacacaccctcctcttcctcacgtTCTCCTTCACCCCAGGTGCCTGCAGGATAACGACTGGGACtacggccgggccgggcaggtCTTCACCCAGCTgaaggtgggtttggggggggggtctgagCCAGCTCCCCCATTTTGGGGGTCCCCCAGACCCCCAACTTAAACCCCCTccaacttttttctctttgcagctggAAGGCAAAATCCCAGAGGTGGCATTTCTCAAGTGAGCTGCCCACTCACCCATCCCCCTGTTTTTCCCCGCGTTTTATTCCCCACCGTTTtgtaaataaatcaataaatcgACCCGTTTCAACGCTGGCGCGTTCGGGGTGCGCTGCGCCTTTAAGGGGGCGGGGCTAAAGGGCAGCTTGGCTTCACGCCCGGcaccaagatggcggcgggggggggcgcgctAAAGGGCAGCTTGGCTTCACGCCCGGcaccaagatggcggcggggggACGCGCTAAAGGGCAGCTTGGCTTCACGCCCGGcaccaagatggcggcggggctAAAAGGGCAGCTTGGCTTCACGCCCGGTACCAAGATGGCGGCCGACGCTGGCAGTGCGTGAACCGGAAGTGGCTGCGGGTGAACCGGAAGTGGAGGCGGGGGGGCGGAATGGCGGCGGTtcgggcccgggcggcggcggcggcggtggtaACGGCGGTGCCGCAGGACGTGGTGTTGTTCCGCCACGAACGGGGCCCGTTCTTCCGCCTGGCCGGACTTTTTTGCGTGGGCCAGGGCGTTTTCTGGACCTACCTGGCTCATTTTGCTTTTACGACGCTTCATCCCGCACCCGCTACCGGTTCCGGTCCCGACGACCCGCTCCGGCCCCGCGATCACAAATGGCGGTTGGGTTTCACCGCGTCCTGCCTCACCCTCGGTACCGGGGCGAGGGGAGGGGCTGCGGGAACCGGGCGCAAGGAGGGGGGAGGCTGGGCCGGGCCTAAGGGAACGGGATCGGGTGTAGGGGAACGGGGAGGCTTAGGTCGGGCCTAGGGGAGTGGGGCCGAGTTTAGGGCAGGGGGTGTAGGGGCGTGAGATGGCTCAGACCAGGCCTAGGGGAGTGGGACGGCTTAGGCCGGGCCTAGGGGAGTGGAGCTGAGCTTAGGGGAGAGGGACTGGGTGTAGGGGAGCGGGATGGCTCAGACCGGGTCTAGGGGGATGGGGCCGAGCTTAGGGGAGCGGGATGGCTCAGATGGGGCTTAAGGGAGCAGGATGGCTCAGACTGGGTCTAGGGGAGTGGGGCCGAGTTTAGGGGAGCAGGACGGCTGAGACCAGGCCTaggggagtggggctgggctTAGGGAAACAGGATGGCTCAGACCAGGCCTAGGTAAGTGGGGCGGCTCAGATGGGGCCTAAGGGAGCGGGATTTCTCAGACTGGGTCTAGGGGAGTGGGGCTGAGCTTAGGGGAGTGGGACGACTGAGACCAGGCCTAGGGGAGCGGGGCCGAGTTTAGGGGAGTGGGTGTAGGGGCGTGAGATGGCTCAGACCAGGCCTAGGGGAGTGGGACTGGGACTGGGTCTAGGGAAACAGGAGGGCTCAGACCAAGCCTAGGTGAGCGGGATGGCTCAGACGGGGCCTAAGGGAGCAGGATGGCTCAGACTTGGGTCTAGGGGAGTGGGGCCGAGCTTAGGGGAGCAGGACGGCTGAGACCAGGCCTAGGGGAGTGGGGCCGAGTTTAGGGGAGCGGGACAGCTCAGACTGGGCCTAGGGGAGTAGGACTGGGCCTAGGGGAATGGAACAGCTCAGACCAGGCCTAGGTGAGCGGGATGGCTCAGATGGGGCTTAAGGGAGCAGGATGGCTCAGATCGGGCCTAGGGGAGTGGGGCCGAGCTTAGGGGAGCAGGACAGCTCAGCCCAGGCCTAGGGAAGCAGAGCCAGGCCTAGAGGCCCCACTAACCCCCtcttaccccccacccccccttccagGCTCACTCATCATGGCGGCCGGTTGCCTCTTCCCCCTTCGCGCCGTCCGACGGGTGACGCTGCTCCGGGGGGGCACCCAGGTGACCATCAGCACCCACGGGCCCTTGGGGCTGGGCCAGGGACCCACCTTCACCGTCCCTTTACGCCACGTCTCCTGCCGCGCTCACCGCTCCGAGGTCCCGGCCGCCATCCCCCTCAAGGTCAAGGGGCGTCTCTTCTTCTTTCTGCTGGACAAAGGGGGGCAACTCACCAACCCCCGGCTCTTCGACGTCACCGTCGGGGCCTACCGCAAGCTCTAAGACGTGgcgtggggagaaaaaaaatcaccctttttt contains the following coding sequences:
- the LOC141939059 gene encoding transmembrane protein 223-like; the encoded protein is MAAVRARAAAAAVVTAVPQDVVLFRHERGPFFRLAGLFCVGQGVFWTYLAHFAFTTLHPAPATGSGPDDPLRPRDHKWRLGFTASCLTLGSLIMAAGCLFPLRAVRRVTLLRGGTQVTISTHGPLGLGQGPTFTVPLRHVSCRAHRSEVPAAIPLKVKGRLFFFLLDKGGQLTNPRLFDVTVGAYRKL